AATTGGCCCGTCAGGCAGAAAACGCCGGGCCCGTTGCCGAATTGATGGCGCAGGTAGAGGCCGAGCCAGAGAACTATCAGGCGCGTTTGGATTTGGCGCAGGCGCAGCATGCAGCAGGTGATGCAGAGGCTGCCGTGAACACGCTTTTGGACCTCTTCCGTCTGGATCGCGAATGGAATGATGGCGCCGCGAAAGCACAGCTATTCACGATTTTTGATGCGCTTCAGCCCAATGATCCGGTGGTTCTGAATGGGCGCCGCAAGCTGAGCTCTATGATATTTGCCTAATTTGGAAACCGCGCTAGACTTTTGAGCATGTTCAAAGCTGCGGACCTTCCCGAAATCGTACCGATCTTTCCCTTACCGGGCGCGTTGCTCTTGCCGCGCGCGCGGCTGCCGTTGCACATCTTTGAGCCGCGGTATCTGGCAATGTTGGACGATGCGCTGAAAACGCGCGAACGGATGATTGCGATGATCCAGCCTGCGGTGCATGGGCATGGCGGCGAGGACGCATTGCATCAGATTGGCTGCGCCGGCCGGATCACCCAGTTTTCCGAAACCGAAGACGGGCGCTATATGATCACTCTGACGGGGATTTCGCGGTTTCGGGTGGAACAAGAGTTGTCCGGCTTTCAGCCGTATCGGCGTTGTCAGGTGCGCTGG
This is a stretch of genomic DNA from Cognatishimia activa. It encodes these proteins:
- a CDS encoding LON peptidase substrate-binding domain-containing protein; the encoded protein is MFKAADLPEIVPIFPLPGALLLPRARLPLHIFEPRYLAMLDDALKTRERMIAMIQPAVHGHGGEDALHQIGCAGRITQFSETEDGRYMITLTGISRFRVEQELSGFQPYRRCQVRWEDFARDLGSSEKDPAFERPGFLQLLKRFFDSRELSTDWETLEEADDELLINSLSMMLDFQPEDKQALLEAPSLGTRRETLVTLMEFALRGGTQEDLIQ